Sequence from the Microbacterium dextranolyticum genome:
GCTACGCCGATCGTGTGCGGGCCGCCGTGGTCGTTCTCAACACGGCCCGGCCGGGTGCCCCGCTGGTGCGCGCCGACCAGCTGGAGGCGCACTTCCGCAGCCGCGTCCGCGCGGTCGTCCGACTGCCGTACGACCCGCACATCGCCTCGGGCAGCGCCATCTCGTTCCGCGACCTGCAGCCCGAGACCCGCGCCGCCGCGCGCGAGCTCGCCGCGATCGTCGTCGAGGGGCTGCGTGCGGGGGTCACGGCCTGATGGCGGTCCGTGAGATCCGCCTCTTCGGCGACCCCGTGCTGCGCGCCGTGTGCGCCCCGATCGACACGGTCGACGACGGCACGCGAGCGCTCGTCCAGGACCTCCTCGACACCGTCGAGCTGCCGGGCCGTGCCGGCGTCGCCGCACCCCAGATCGGCGTGGGCGTCCGTGCGTTCAGCTACAACATCGACGGCGACATCGGCTACGTCTTGAATCCCGTGCTCGCCGAGGTGCGCGGTGAGCCGTCGCCGGTGGGGGAGGGATGCCTGTCGGTACCCGGTCTGTGGCACGACGCCATCCGCTACCCATGGGCTCGTGTGACCGGCGTCGACCTCGACGGGAATGACATCGTGCTCGAAGGCGACGGTCTGCTCGCGCAGGCGCTGCAGCACGAGACCGATCACCTCGACGGTATGCTCTATCTCTCCCGGCTGAGTCCGGAGAACCGCCGCGCCGCGATGCGCGAGGTGCGCGAGAGCTCCTGGTTCTGACTCTCGTCTCCGCCGGGGCGCGGCCGTTCCCGGAACGAGACCGCGTCAGCCCAGTGAGACGTTCGTGGTGTTGACCGGCACCGTGTAGATCTCCTCGATGGCATCGGCGAAGTCGTCGAGGATGACGCCCCGCTTGATGCTCATCTTCGGGGTGAGGTGCCCGCTCGCCTCCGTCCATTCGGTGTCGAGGATGGTGAACTTGCGGATGGACTCGGCGCGCGAGACCCCCTTGTTCGCGATGTCGACGGCGCGCTGGACTTCGGCGCGCACCGCGGGGTTTCTCGCGGCATCCGCCAACGACATGTCGCCGGGCAGCGAGTTGTTCGCGAGCCAGGCGGGCAACATCTCGGGGTCGAGAGTGATGAGGGCCGAGATGAACGGGCGCTGATCGCCGACCACGACCACCTGACCGACGATCGGATTGGCGCGGATGGGGTCTTCGAGCGCGGCGGGGGCGACGTTCTTGCCGCCCGCCGTCACGATGATCTCTTTCTTGCGGCCCGTGATGGTGAGGAACCCCTCGTCGTCGAACGATCCGATGTCCCCCGTGCGGAACCACTCGCCGTCGAAGGCGGCGGCGGTCGCCTCGGGGTTGCGCCAGTACTCCTTGAACACGTTGATGCCGCGGACCTCGATCTCGCCGTCGTCGGCGAGACGGACGCCGACGCCCGGAAGCACCGGCCCGACCGTGCCGATCTTCGCCTTCGAAGCCTGGTTCACCGTGGCCGGGGCGGTCGTCTCGGTGAGGCCGTAGCCTTCGAGGATCGTCACACCGAGGCTGTGGAAGAAATGGCCCAGTCGTGGGCCCAGCGGCGCCGAGCCCGACACGGCATAGGTGACGCGTCCGCCCATGGCGGCGCGCAGCTTGCTGTAGACCAGCCGGTCGAACAGGGCGAACTTGATTCTCGTGCCGAGCGGCACCCGCGCGCCCTCCTGGAGCAGTGTGGAGTGCTCGATCGCGGTGCGTGCGGCCGCGCGGAAGATCTTGCCCTTGCCCCCGGCCTCGGCCTTCTGCTCGGCGGAGTTGTAGACCTTCTCGAACACGCGCGGGACCGCGAGCAGGAACGTCGGCTGGAACGAGCCGAGCGCGGGCAGCAGCTGCTTGGTGTCGGGCTGATGCCCGGTCTTCACGCCCGCATGCACGTCGAGGATCGAGATGAAGCGGGCGAAGACGTGCGCTGTGGTGATGAACAGCAGCGTGGACGCGCCCGGCGTGTTGACGACCTCTTCGAGCGCACGCGCCGAGTTGCGGGCGAGCTCCACGAAGTTGCTGTGGGTGAGCACACAGCCCTTGGGGCGGCCCGTCGATCCCGAGGTGTAGATCAGGGTCGCGATGTCGGATCCGACGGCGAGCGAGCGGCGGCGCTCGATCTCGGCGTCCGTGACGCCCGTGCCCTGCGCGCGCAGCGAGTCCAGCGCGCCGGATGCCATGGTCCAGACATCGCGGACGAGGGGGACCTCCGAGCGGATCTCCTCGACCCGCGCGGCGTGCTCCTCCGACTCGGCGATGACGGCGATCGCGCCCGAGTCGGAGAGGATCCACCCGATCTGCGACGCCGAACTCGTCTCGTAGACGGGAACCATGACCGCTCCGGCGAAGAACAGGGCGAAATCGACGAGGGTCCACTCGTAGGTGGTGCGCGCGACGAAGGCGACCTTGTCACCGGGCTCGATGCCGGCGGCGACGAACCCCTTCGCCAGGGCGATGACGTCGCGTTCGAACTCGGCGGCGGTGATATCGCGCCAGCCGGCGCCGTCGGGGACGGCGAACAGGGCGAGCGACGGGGTGGCTCGGACGCGGTCGACCAGCAGATCGGCGATGTTCGCGGACGGGTCGGCGGGGACGATGGCGGGAATGTCGAACTGTGCGGCGCTCATGAGCGGCAACTCCTTCGGTACCGGTTGGCGTCGAATGACGGCGTGAGATCGAGTCTATCTCTTCGTGACACTCAGTCCCACGAGGGCTCGATTCTCCTTTTCCGGCTCAAGAGCCCGTAGGACTTCCCCCTCCACACTAGACTCTCCGATGCCGCGCCGTCCTTCGAGGACCGACCCGGGCCGGCCAGGGAGGAGTGGCGTGCGTAACGTCGGCATCGACATCGGTGGGACGAAGATCGCCGGAGGCGTCGTCGACGCGGACGGGACCATTCTGGAACGCCTGCGCGTCCCCACCCCGACCGACACCGCGGCGCTCGCTGCCGCGGTCGGCGAGATGGTCCTCGAGCTGGCCTCCCGCCACGACATCCACGCCGTCGGTGTCGCCGCGGCCGGCTTCATCGACCGCACGCGCTCGATCATGCTCCACGCCCCCAACATCGACTGGCACGATGAGCCGCTGCGCGCCGAGTTCGAGGCGCGGATCGGCCGACCTGTGACCCTTGAGAACGACGCGAACGCCGCCGGGTGGGGCGAGTACCGCTTCGGCGCGGGTCGAGGCTCCACCGACATGGTCATGATCACCCTCGGCACCGGTGTCGGCGGAGCCGTCGTCGGCGACGGCACCCTGCTCATCGGCGCGAACGGCAGTGCGGCCGAACTCGGTCACATGCGCTTCGTCCGCGGCGGGCGCGCCTGCGGATGCGGTCAGAGCGGATGCCTCGAGCAGTACGCCTCGGGGCGTGCGCTGCAGCGCGAGCTCGGCGACATCGCCGATGCCGGCGGCATCGGCGAGCGACTCGCCGCCCATCGCCGGCCCGACGGCATCGTCCCGGGACGCGATCTCGCGATGCTCCTCGCCGAAGGCGATGCCGGTGCTCTCGAGGCCGTCCGTCGCGTCGCAACGGCTCTCGGCGAGGCCTGCGGCGCGTTCCAAGCCGTGCTCGACCCCGACGTGTTCGTCATCGGCGGCGGTGTCGCAGAGCTCGGCGAGGTGCTGCTGCAGCCCACCCGCATCGCGTACGACACGTCGCTGCCGGGCTTCGGCGACCGGCCGACGGCGCGGTTCGCGATCGCGGAGCTCGGCAACGACGCGGGCCTCGTCGGCGTCGCCGACCTCGCCGGCCTGCGGACGGTGTGAGTCCGGGAGCCTCTGGTGTTCTACTGGGTCATGAAGTACATCGTGATCGGACCGATCGTCAAGGCGATCTTCCGACCATGGATCGTGGGTCGGGCGAACGTCCCGGCATCCGGTGCGGCGATCCTCGCGTCGAACCATCTGTCGGTCAGTGACTCGATCTTCCTGCCCCTCATGATCGACCGGCCGATGAGCTTTCTCGCGAAGAGCGACTACTTCACCGGGACCGGTCTGTCGGGCTGGTCCACGCGCATGTTCATGAAGGCGACCGGCCAGATCCCCATCGACCGCACCGGCGGCAAGGCGTCCGAGGCGTCTCTCAACACAGGACTGCAGGTGCTCGGTCGCGGCGACCTGCTCGGCATCTATCCCGAAGGCACGCGCAGCCCCGACGGCAAGCTGTACCGGGGGCGCACGGGCCTGGCGCGGATGGCGCTCGAGGCGCGCGTTCCGGTCGTGCCGGTCGTGATGGTCGACACCGGCGAGGTCATGCCGATCGGCCGGACGATCCCGCGGATCGGACGTGTCGGGATGGTGATCGGCGAGCCGCTCGACTTCTCGCGCTTCCACGGCATGGAGTCCGACCGCTACGTGCTGCGGTCGGTGACCGACGAGATCATGGTCGCGCTGCAGCGGCTGGGTGAGCAGAAGTACGAGGATGTCTACGCCTCGACGGTCAAGGATCGCCGCCCCGCGTGAGGCGCGGATGACCCCTCCGCTGCGGCGCCGGGTGTTCCCCCGTCACCACTAGACTGAGCCGATGCCCACCCTGCACGCCGACTTGGATCACTGGCGCTCCCTCCCGATCAAGCAGCAGCCCGTCTGGACCGACCTCGACTCCGTTGCGGCCGTCTCGGACGAGATCGCGTCGCTGCCGCCGCTCGTTTTCGCGGGCGAGGTCGACAACCTGCGCGACCGTCTCGCCCGCGCCGCGGCCGGGCAGGCGTTCCTGCTGCAGGGCGGCGACTGTGCGGAGACGTTCGCGGGTGCGACGGCCGAACAGATCCGCAACCGCATCAAGACGGTGCTGCAGATGGCGGTCGTGCTCACGTACGGCGCGTCGATGCCGGTCGTGAAGATGGGGCGGATGGCGGGCCAGTTCGCCAAGCCCCGCTCGAGCGACACCGAGACGCGCGGCGACGTGACGCTGCCGGCGTACCGCGGCGACATCGTCAACGGCTACGACTTCACCGAGGCCTCGCGTCAGCCCGACCCGCAGCGTCTGCTGAAGGGTTACCACACGGCGGCATCGACCATCAACCTGATCCGCGCCTTCACGCAGGGCGGCTTCGCGGACCTCCGCGAGGTGCACAGCTGGAACAAGGGCTTCGCGCAGAACCCCGCCAACCAGCAGTACGAGCGCCTCGCGACCGAGATCGACCGGGCCATCAAGTTCATGGAGGCCGCGGGCGCCGACTTCGACGAGCTCAAGCGCGTCGAGTTCTACACGGGCCACGAGGGTCTGCTCATGGACTACGAGCGCCCGATGACGCGCATCGACTCGCGCACCCACACGCCCTACAACACGTCGGCGCACTTCCTGTGGATCGGGGAGCGCACGCGTGAGCTCGACGGTGCGCACGTCGACTACTTCTCGAAGATCCGGAACCCCATCGGGGTGAAGCTCGGTCCGACGACGTCTCCCGAGACGGCGCTCGAGCTGATCGACAAGCTCGACCCCGAGCGCGAGCCCGGTCGCCTCACGTTCATCACCCGCATGGGCGCCGGAAAGATCCGCGACGCGCTGCCGCCGCTGCTGCAGGCCGTGAAGGATGCCGGCGCGACGCCGCTGTGGGTCACCGACCCCATGCACGGCAACGGCATCACGACGCCGACCGGGTACAAGACGCGCCGCTTCGACGACGTGGTCGACGAGGTACGCGGCTTCTTCGAGGCGCACCGCGCCGTGGGCACCTTCCCGGGTGGCATCCATGTCGAGCTCACCGGCGACGACGTCACCGAGTGCCTGGGCGGCTCGGAGCACATCGACGAGGCGACCCTCGCGACCCGTTACGAGAGCCTCTGCGACCCGCGCCTGAACCACAAGCAGTCGCTCGAGCTGGCCTTCCTGGTGGCCGAGGAGCTCGAGAAGCGCTGACCTCCGCGCCGCCCGGTCTCCGACGTCGGGACATCCGGGTCCCCGCGAGACCTCCCTTATGTACGCCTTTTCGGCCTTTTGCGTGACATAGGCGAGGTTTCGCGGGCGGTTGTGGACGATCGGCGAGGACCCGGCGGGGCGAGCATGATCAGCGCATGCCTCGTGTTCCTCCGCCGCTCCCCGCGCACCTGAGGGGCGCCGCGTTCTCCTTCGCCGACGCGACCGTCGCCGGGGTGGGGCGCCGCCGGCTTCGGGCGAGCGACGTCATCCATCCGCACCGCGGCGTCTACACGTCCGATTCTGCGGACGGTCTGCACGGCGCCTGCGTCGCTGCGGTACCCCTGCTCGGCGACCGCCGGTTCTTCAGCCATCTGACCGCGGCGCGCCTGTGGGGCATACCGACGCCCGGTGAATGGATGCCGGGCGAGCCGCTCCACATCGTGACGCTGGTGGGTGCGGAACCGCTACGGCGCCCCGGCATCCGCGGGTGGGAGAGTGCGACGTCGCCCGGGGTCGCGGTGATCGACGGGCTGCCGGTCGCGGACGCGGCGGATGTCTGGGCGCAGCTGTCGATCCCCGGGTCGGTCGGCACCGACCCGGGGACGGGGGCGCGGCGCGCGTTGTCGCCCGAATGGCTCGTGGCGGCGGGGGACTACCTGCTCACCGGCCCCCGGATCGGCAGTACGCGAACTCCTCTCGTCACCCTCGACCGGCTCGCCGAGGTGACGCGCGGCCATCGCGGCAAGCGGGGATCGAAGGCGCTCGCGTGGGCGTTCGAGCGCGTGCGGCCCGGGCCGCAGTCGCCTCGCGAGAGCCTGCTCAGAGTGGCGCTCGTCGATCGCGGGCTGCCGGAACCCGAGGTGCAGGTGGCCGTCCGCACGGCTGCGGGTCTGCGGCATGCCGACCTGGGGTACGCCGCGGCCCATGTGCTGATCGAGTACCAGGGTGACCACCATCGCACGGACCGACGGCAGTGGCTGGAGGATCTGACCCGGCGTCAGCTGTTCGAAGAAGCGGGCTATCGGGTGATCGAGGTCGGCATGGATGCCTTCGAGGACGGCTGCGTCGTCCTCGCACAGCGCATCCGCCAGGCCCTCCGCTGACCGAGACGCAGCCTTGAGTGGCATCCGGCTCCCCGCGAAACCTCCCGTATGTACCGCAACACGCCGAGAAAGCGTACACAGGCGAGGTTTCGCGGGGAGGGGCGAGTGGCCGGGGCGGGCTCAGCCGGTGGAGCGGACGGTGATCTTCGTACCCGGGAGCTGCATCGTGCCGGCTGCGGGGCTCGTGCTCGACACCGTGAAGATGCTCCAGACGATCTCCGGCAGCGCCGTCCCGGGCTCGAAGCCGGCCTTGCGCAGCGCGTCCATCGCAGCGGCGACGGTCTGACCCGTGACGTCGGGCACCTTGATGGGCGCCGGGCCCTTCGAGACGACGAGGGTCACGGTCTGCCCCGGCTGCAGACGTGCCCCGTCGGAGGTCGGGGCGATGCGGATGACACGGCCGCTGGCGATGTCGTCGTCGTATTCCTCGGTGGTCGTCGCGTTCAGGTCCACCGCAGAGAGTGCGGTGCGCGCCGAGTCGAGGCTGCGACCGGACACGTCGGGAACCGGTCCGGCCGACACCTCGAACGCGACGGTCGCACCTTCGAGCGCGCTGCACCCTTCGGTGCAGTCGACGGCGTCCCCGCCACCGGGCGGTGTGATCATCGCTCGGGTGACGGTGCCCGACGCCGCGTCCTCGAAGTAGCGGACGGGGTCGCCCGACGGTGTGATGTACGCGTCGCCCAGCAGCCGCGTCGCCTGGGTGATGTCCACGCCGGAGAGCGTGCGGATCTCGTGCGTCGCCGGACCGAGCGAGACGATCACGGTGACGGGACTGTCTTTGGCGACCCGCTCGCCGATCGCCGGGTCGGTGCGGATCGTCTGGCCGGTCGGCACCTCGCGGCTGTTGTCTTCGCCCGGGGATGCCACGAGCGAGGCCCCGGCGAGGACGCCTGCCGCTTCGTCGAGTGACATGCCGCTCACGTCGGGAACCGCGACGAGCGATCCCGGTCCCGATCCGAACCACCATCCCGTGCCGCCGGCCGCACCGGTCAGCACGAGCACGAGCACGATCAGCCACCAGCCGCGCCGGGTGCGCGCGCGTGCGCGGCGCCGTAAGAGGGTGGCATTGTCGGTGGCCTCGGTGACGATGGGGGCCGTGAACGTCCCCGGCATGACCTTGGTGACCTCGCCCGAATCGATGCCGTCGTCGACGGCGACGATACCGGGAGCGGGCGCGCGGACGACGTGCGGGAAGACCCCGAGTTCCTTCTCGACCTCTCGAAGCCGGTCGAGCATCGCCCGTGCGTCGGCGGGACGCTCCTCGGGGTCGCGTTCGGTGGCCCACATGACGAGCTCGTCGAGCGACTCGGGAACACCCGGATTCTTCGCGGACGGCCGGGGAACCGAGTCGGTCGCGTGCTGATAGGCGATCTGCATGGGCTGCTCGCCCTTGTAAGGCTGCTCGCCGACGAGCATCTCGTAGAGCATGATGCCGAGCGCGTAGATGTCGCTGCGGGCATCCGCCGTGCCGCGCGTCACGAGCTCGGGCGCGAGGTAGGCGATCGTGCCGAGCAGCATCTGCCCGGTCGCCGTGTTGGCGCTCGTCGCACGGGCCAGGCCGAAGTCGCCGATCTTGATGCGGCCGTCTTCGGCGAGCAGGACGTTCTCGGGCTTCACGTCGCGATGGACGATCCCGGCGCGGTGCGCGGCGGCGAGGCCTGAGAGCACGGCATCCATGATCGTGATCGTCTGCGGGATCGACAGGCGGCGCTGCTCGCGCAGCAGGTCGCGCAGCGTGATGCCCGGCAGGTACTCCATGACGAGATACGCCATCTCGCCGTCCTGCCCCTGGTCGAACACGTTCACGACGTGGGGATCGGCCAGGCGCGCCGCGGCACGGGCCTCTTGGATGAAGCGCCCCTGGAACACGGTGTCGTCCGAGAGGTGGCTGTGCATCACCTTCAGGGCGACGCGGCGCTCGAGTCGCAGGTCGGTGGCGACGTAGACGGTGGCCATGCCGCCGCGGGCGATGCGAGCACGCACGCGGTACCGACCGTCGACCAGACGGCCGATCAGCGGGTCGGTCTGCTGGCTCGTGCTCACGCGACGAGTCTACGGAGCGGATGCCGTGAGACCGCGGAGCGCCTCACCCCTGCGACGCCGCGGCTCGGGTGCGCGGTCGTCGCCGGACAGTGCGATAGTGGAGGGGTGACCGATGCCTCCGCCCCTTCGTACGCCACCGACTGGCTCGCCATGCCCGATCTGGTCGAGGCGCTCGGTGAGCCGCTCGGCCGGGTCCGCCGTCTCATCGATGAGCGTCACCTCATCGGATCGACGCGCACCGGTGTCTTCGCCGTCCCCTCCGTCTTCCTCGTCGACGGCGCGCCGCTGTCGTCGCTGCGCGGCACCGTGAACGTGCTGCAGGATGCCGGGTTCTCCGCCGACGAGGTCATCGACTGGCTCCTGGAAGAAGAGGAGTCGATCGGCGTCGCCCCGATCGAGGCGCTCCTCCGGGGCCGCAAGAGCGAAGTGCGGCGCGTCGCGCAGACGCTCGCCTGATCCGACGGGCGCGCCGGCTCGCGCCGGGATCACGCCGTGCGGGCCGTCGCGTCGCGTGCGAGCGCGCGGAGGGTGTCGATCGTGGTCGCTGCGAGCGGGGCATCCTGCAACGCGGCATCGGCTTCGAGGGTGTAGCCGGCGATCAGCTGCTCGACGCGCTCGAGGGCGCCCGTGTCGATGATCGTCTGCTGCAGGTCGGCGATCTGCGTGTCGTCGAGCCCGGTGTCGCCCAGGAGCGCGTCGAACCCGACGACGGCCGACGCGGTCATCCGCTCGCGCGCGTAGGCGATCAGCACGGTCCGTTTCCCCTCGCGCAGGTCGTCGCCGGAGGGCTTGCCGGTCACCGCGGCGTCGCCGAACACGCCCAGCACGTCGTCGCGCAGCTGGAAGGCCAGCCCCAGCGGATGGCCGAACTCCGACAGCGCCGCGGTCTGCGAGGCGTCCGCTCCGGCAAGTCGAGCGCCGAGGAGCAGCGGGTGCTGGACCGAGTAGCGGGCGGATTTCAGGGATGCCACGCGCAACGCGCGCTCCGCGTGGTCGGCCGCGGGAGCGGTCACGAATGCGGCTTCCTCGGCGATGTCGAGGAACTGGCCGACCGTGACCTCGCGCCGCATCAGCGCGTAGACCTCGCGCGCTCCGGCGGCGTGCGCGGCCTGCGTGAGCCCCTGCTCCAGCAGATCGTCGCTCCACGCGACGAGAAGATCACCGAGCAGGATCGCTCCGGAGCGGCCGAATGCCACCGGATCGCCGGCCCACCCGGCGCCGCGGTGGTGGGCTTCGAGTCCGCGGTGGGCGGCGGGTCGGCCGCGGCGTGTGTCGGAGTTGTCGATCAGATCGTCGTGCACCAGTGCGGCGGCGTGGAAGACCTCGAGCGCCGCCGCCGCCGCGATGACGTCGGCCCCGGGCTGTGCCGACGGGGCCGTCCGGTGCGCGACGGCCTCCCAACCGGCGAGGCAGAAGCGTGCGCGCAGGCGCTTGCCGCCATCCACCGCCGACGCCGCAGCGGTCAGGAAGGATGCCGTCTCTGCGCCCGAGCCCTGCCATCTGGCCGTCTCATCTGCCACGAAGCTTGCCAGACGCTGGGAAACTGCCGCGATCGGGTCGGAGGGGGAGGTCACGGGCCTAGCCTAGTTCGCGAGTGCACGCGTAGAATCGTGGGCACAGACCCGCCAGTAATACCCGTCAGGGGGACGCATGCCGCTCTCAGAACAGGAGCAGCGCCTGCTCGATGAGATGGAACGCCATCTCATGAACAAGGACGCCGACGTCGTGAGCGCCCCGCGTGAAGGGCAGACGCTCAGCTACCGCAACATCGTGTACGGCACGGTGCTCGTCCTTCTCGGCCTCGGTGGGCTGATCGCCGGCGTTTCCAGCAACCTCGTCGTCGTCGGCGTCATCGCGTTCGTCGTGATGGTCGCGGGTGTCGTTCTCGCTGCGACGCCGGCCAAGGGTGTCGCGTCCTCCCTGTCTGACGGGGCAGCGGCTCCCGCCGGTGCGGGACCGGCGCGCAAGGCCTCCGGATCGTCGTCGTCCTCTTTCATGGACCGCATGAACGACCGGTGGGACCGTCGGCAGGGCGACCGCTGATCATCTGACTCCCTCCGCGCTCCGGCGCGGTCGATAAAAGAGCACCGACCTTCGGGTCGGTGCTCTTTTTCGTGCGCCGGGAGCGGCCGCGCGGCGGGGTGTCCCCGGCGCCCGCTCGGCGAACCTCGCGCCCTGACACGCCGTCGCCGAGTCGAGTGGGAGCTCGGGGGAGGGATTCCGCAGCAAACCCCCAGTGAAGTGGAGCGAAGTGGAGTAAAGTGGTGCGCACCGGAGGCGGGGCCGAGTGAGAGGGGGTGGTTGTGGATGCTGTTGGGCACCTACACCCCCAAGCTCGATGACAAGGGCCGAGTGATCCTTCCCGCGAAATTCCGCACCGATCTCGGTGACGGCGTCGTGGTGACCCGCGGGCAGGAGCGCTGCCTCTATGTGTTCAGCACCAAGGAGTTCGAGCGCGTCTACGAGAAGATCCGCGAGGCGCCCCTGACGAACAAGCAGGCGCGCGACTTCCAACGCATGTTCCTGGCCGGCGCCAGCGACGAGAAGCCCGACAGTCAGAGCCGGATCACCATCCCCCCGCATCTGCGCACTTACGCGAACCTCGACCGCGAACTGATCGTCACCGGTGTCGGCGCCCACGCCGAGATCTGGGATGCCGAGGCATGGAACACCTATGCCGAAGGCAACGAAGACGTCTACTCCGACATGGAGCAGGAGGTGATCCCGGGACTGTTCTGATCCGTGGCCGTGACTCCCAGCCGCACGCCCTGGCGCACTTCCCCGGTGCCAGGTCAGGCGGATGGGGATCTCGGCTCCGGATCCCGTTCCGCCGCATCATGACTCACGCCGACATCCACACTCCTGTTCTGCTCGATCGCTGCGTCGAACTGCTCGCTCCCGCCCTCTCGCGGCCGGGTGCGGTCCTCGTCGACGCGACCGAGGGCATGGGCGGGCACTCCGAAGCACTTCTGACGCGCTTCCCGGACATCCGTCTGATCGGCCTCGACCGCGACACCGACGCCTTGCGCATCGCGGGGGAGAGGCTCGCCCCGTTCGGCGACCGCGTCACCCTGGTGCACACCGTCTACGACGGGATCGCACAGGCCGTGGCCTCCGCAGGCGTCTCGCGCATCGACGGCGTCCTCTTCGATCTCGGCGTCTCGTCACTGCAGCTCGACGAGGCCGAGCGCGGCTTCGCCTACGCGCAGGACGCGCCCCTGGACATGCGCATGGACCAGACCTCCGGCGCGACGGCGGCCGATATCGTCGCGACCTACGGCGAAGGAGACCTGCGCCGCATCTTCGAGCGCTACGGCGAAGAGAAGCTCGCCGGTCGATACGCCCGCGCGATCATCGCGGCGCGTGCCGAGGCCCCGATCGAGCGATCGGGTCAGCTCGTCGACATCCTGATCGCCGCGACCCCGGTCGCCGTGCAGCGCGAGGGGCGCGGCCACCCCGCGAAGCGCGTGTTCCAGGCGCTGCGCATCGAGGTGAACGCCGAGCTCGCGGTTCTCGAGCGGGCGGTGCCCGCCGCTCTAAACCTGCTGCGGGTGGGCGGACGCATCGTGGTCATGAGCTATCAGTCGCTGGAGGACCGTCTGGTCAAGCGCGTCTTCGCCGACGCCTCCTCCTCGACCGCACCGGCGGGTCTTCCCGTCGAGCTCCCGGAGCACGCCCCGCGCTTCCGGCTTCTGGTCAGGGGCGCGGAACTGGCATCCGAGGACGAACGTGCACGCAACCCGCGTGCGACACCCGTGCGGCTGCGTGCTGCCGAGAGAGTGGCGGAGGCGGTATGAGCATTCCCGCAGACCTCGATGTGCGGGCGGGCCTGCCCGCGCCGGCAACGCGACCGGGGCACGAACGTCGACTGCATGTCGTCGAGCAGCCCCAGCCGCGGCGGCGTCCGCGTCTCGTGTACGGGATCGTCGCCGTCGCCGGTGCGGTGCTGATCGGCGCCGCGCAGATGGGCCTGTCGATCCTGACGACCCAATCCTCGTATCAGCTGGCCACCCTCACCGAGCAGCAGCGCGCACTCGACTACGACAAGCAGGCGCTCACCGACTCCCTCGCCGGTCTCGACTCGCCCCAGAACCTGGCCGCCAATGCGTCGGCGCTGGGCATGGTCACCGGCCAGGCCCCGTCGTTCCTGCGGCTGAGTGACCACGCGATCATCGGCACGCAGGTCGGATCGACCGGCCCGAGCGCGATCAACGCTCTGACCCACGCCGCCGTCGCCAACGAGCTCATCGCCGGGCATCCGCTCGCGAGCGATCCGTCCGCGAGTCTCGGCGGGGGCGCGAGCACCGCCGACCAGGCCATCGCCGCGGCCGCCACCCCCGCGACCAATGCCTCGACACCCCCGGCGATCGCCGACGGTCTCCCGGCCCCGACCACACACTGAAGCCATGACGACTCGAGTATCCCGCAGCCCTCGGCGGCGCACCGTGGTCGCGCTGGCCGTGGTCCTCGCCGTCCTCGGCGTGTTCGTCGTCCGACTCGTCGACATCCAGGTCGTCAACGCGAACGACCACGTCAACGACGCCGAGGAGTTCGCCACCGGCGCCTCTCAGACCCTCTACGGGGCGCGCGGCGAGATCGTCGACGCGAACGGCTCGGTCCTGGCCTCCAGCACCGTCCTTTACGA
This genomic interval carries:
- a CDS encoding AMP-dependent synthetase/ligase gives rise to the protein MSAAQFDIPAIVPADPSANIADLLVDRVRATPSLALFAVPDGAGWRDITAAEFERDVIALAKGFVAAGIEPGDKVAFVARTTYEWTLVDFALFFAGAVMVPVYETSSASQIGWILSDSGAIAVIAESEEHAARVEEIRSEVPLVRDVWTMASGALDSLRAQGTGVTDAEIERRRSLAVGSDIATLIYTSGSTGRPKGCVLTHSNFVELARNSARALEEVVNTPGASTLLFITTAHVFARFISILDVHAGVKTGHQPDTKQLLPALGSFQPTFLLAVPRVFEKVYNSAEQKAEAGGKGKIFRAAARTAIEHSTLLQEGARVPLGTRIKFALFDRLVYSKLRAAMGGRVTYAVSGSAPLGPRLGHFFHSLGVTILEGYGLTETTAPATVNQASKAKIGTVGPVLPGVGVRLADDGEIEVRGINVFKEYWRNPEATAAAFDGEWFRTGDIGSFDDEGFLTITGRKKEIIVTAGGKNVAPAALEDPIRANPIVGQVVVVGDQRPFISALITLDPEMLPAWLANNSLPGDMSLADAARNPAVRAEVQRAVDIANKGVSRAESIRKFTILDTEWTEASGHLTPKMSIKRGVILDDFADAIEEIYTVPVNTTNVSLG
- the def gene encoding peptide deformylase, whose amino-acid sequence is MAVREIRLFGDPVLRAVCAPIDTVDDGTRALVQDLLDTVELPGRAGVAAPQIGVGVRAFSYNIDGDIGYVLNPVLAEVRGEPSPVGEGCLSVPGLWHDAIRYPWARVTGVDLDGNDIVLEGDGLLAQALQHETDHLDGMLYLSRLSPENRRAAMREVRESSWF
- a CDS encoding class II 3-deoxy-7-phosphoheptulonate synthase, translated to MPTLHADLDHWRSLPIKQQPVWTDLDSVAAVSDEIASLPPLVFAGEVDNLRDRLARAAAGQAFLLQGGDCAETFAGATAEQIRNRIKTVLQMAVVLTYGASMPVVKMGRMAGQFAKPRSSDTETRGDVTLPAYRGDIVNGYDFTEASRQPDPQRLLKGYHTAASTINLIRAFTQGGFADLREVHSWNKGFAQNPANQQYERLATEIDRAIKFMEAAGADFDELKRVEFYTGHEGLLMDYERPMTRIDSRTHTPYNTSAHFLWIGERTRELDGAHVDYFSKIRNPIGVKLGPTTSPETALELIDKLDPEREPGRLTFITRMGAGKIRDALPPLLQAVKDAGATPLWVTDPMHGNGITTPTGYKTRRFDDVVDEVRGFFEAHRAVGTFPGGIHVELTGDDVTECLGGSEHIDEATLATRYESLCDPRLNHKQSLELAFLVAEELEKR
- a CDS encoding ROK family glucokinase, which codes for MRNVGIDIGGTKIAGGVVDADGTILERLRVPTPTDTAALAAAVGEMVLELASRHDIHAVGVAAAGFIDRTRSIMLHAPNIDWHDEPLRAEFEARIGRPVTLENDANAAGWGEYRFGAGRGSTDMVMITLGTGVGGAVVGDGTLLIGANGSAAELGHMRFVRGGRACGCGQSGCLEQYASGRALQRELGDIADAGGIGERLAAHRRPDGIVPGRDLAMLLAEGDAGALEAVRRVATALGEACGAFQAVLDPDVFVIGGGVAELGEVLLQPTRIAYDTSLPGFGDRPTARFAIAELGNDAGLVGVADLAGLRTV
- a CDS encoding lysophospholipid acyltransferase family protein; this encodes MFYWVMKYIVIGPIVKAIFRPWIVGRANVPASGAAILASNHLSVSDSIFLPLMIDRPMSFLAKSDYFTGTGLSGWSTRMFMKATGQIPIDRTGGKASEASLNTGLQVLGRGDLLGIYPEGTRSPDGKLYRGRTGLARMALEARVPVVPVVMVDTGEVMPIGRTIPRIGRVGMVIGEPLDFSRFHGMESDRYVLRSVTDEIMVALQRLGEQKYEDVYASTVKDRRPA